Proteins encoded by one window of Anaerosalibacter sp. Marseille-P3206:
- a CDS encoding DUF2905 domain-containing protein translates to MNQFGKFFVYIGITLLIFGALLIIGEKFGLGKLPGDIFIQKGNFTFFFPIVSSIIISLILTIILNIFKR, encoded by the coding sequence ATGAATCAATTTGGTAAATTTTTCGTTTACATAGGAATAACATTGCTGATTTTTGGTGCACTATTGATAATTGGTGAAAAGTTTGGTTTAGGTAAACTTCCAGGAGATATTTTTATCCAGAAGGGTAATTTCACTTTCTTTTTTCCAATTGTTTCTTCTATAATAATTAGTTTGATATTGACTATTATATTGAATATTTTTAAAAGATAG
- the queA gene encoding tRNA preQ1(34) S-adenosylmethionine ribosyltransferase-isomerase QueA has protein sequence MKKEDFNYYLPEELIAQHPVENREESRLMVIDKDTGDIEDKYFKDIISYLEPGDCLVLNDTRVIPARLFGHREGKDESIEILLLRRIDKTKWETLVRPGKKVRPGGKNIIFGDGELSAKVLDISEDGTRIIEFEYDGIFEEILDKLGEMPLPPYIKEKLEDRERYQTVYSKNNGSAAAPTAGLHFTEELLKQIEMKGVNIAYITLHVGLGTFRPVKEEDIEDHHMHSEYFEVSEEAAMVINDSKKNGGRIISVGTTSTRTLESIGTSEGYIVPKSGWTNIFIYPGYEFKVVDCLITNFHLPESTLIMLVSALVGREKILEAYNLAVKKRYRFFSFGDAMFIKGGGKEWL, from the coding sequence ATGAAAAAAGAAGACTTTAATTATTACTTACCTGAGGAGCTTATTGCACAACATCCAGTTGAAAATAGAGAAGAGTCTAGGTTAATGGTTATTGATAAAGATACAGGAGATATTGAAGATAAATATTTTAAAGATATAATATCTTATTTAGAACCTGGTGATTGTCTTGTATTAAATGATACTAGGGTAATTCCTGCTAGACTTTTTGGACATAGAGAAGGTAAGGATGAGAGTATAGAAATATTACTTCTTAGAAGAATAGATAAGACAAAATGGGAAACATTAGTAAGACCTGGGAAAAAGGTTAGACCAGGTGGCAAAAATATTATTTTTGGAGATGGAGAACTAAGTGCAAAAGTATTAGATATAAGTGAGGATGGAACAAGGATTATAGAATTTGAGTATGATGGTATTTTTGAAGAGATTTTAGATAAATTGGGAGAAATGCCATTACCACCATATATTAAAGAAAAACTTGAGGATAGGGAAAGGTACCAAACTGTTTATTCAAAGAATAATGGCTCTGCAGCAGCGCCTACTGCAGGATTACATTTTACTGAAGAGCTATTAAAACAGATTGAGATGAAAGGCGTTAATATAGCTTATATAACTTTGCATGTTGGCCTTGGTACATTTAGACCAGTTAAGGAAGAAGATATAGAAGATCATCATATGCACTCAGAGTATTTTGAAGTATCAGAAGAAGCTGCTATGGTTATAAACGATTCAAAGAAAAATGGTGGTAGAATAATATCTGTTGGTACTACTTCTACAAGAACATTAGAATCTATAGGAACTAGCGAAGGGTATATTGTACCTAAAAGTGGTTGGACTAATATTTTTATATATCCTGGTTATGAGTTTAAAGTAGTTGATTGTCTTATAACTAATTTTCATTTACCAGAATCAACTTTGATAATGTTAGTAAGTGCATTAGTAGGAAGAGAAAAAATACTTGAAGCTTACAATTTAGCTGTTAAGAAAAGATATAGGTTTTTTAGTTTTGGAGATGCAATGTTTATAAAGGGAGGAGGTAAGGAATGGCTATAA
- the ruvC gene encoding crossover junction endodeoxyribonuclease RuvC, which produces MIILGIDPGIAIVGYGIIECNGNSFKALEYGAIITEAGTPFPDRLKIIYEEMSCIIEEYSPEDMAIEELFFNKNVKTAIKVGQARGVEVLAAVNKGIDIYEYTPLQIKQGVVGYGRAEKAQVQEMVKMLLNLKEIPKPDDVADALAVALCHGYSLKFKEMFKMK; this is translated from the coding sequence ATGATTATTTTAGGGATTGATCCAGGTATTGCAATTGTAGGATATGGTATTATAGAATGTAATGGAAATAGTTTTAAAGCTTTAGAATATGGGGCAATAATTACTGAAGCTGGGACTCCTTTTCCAGATAGATTAAAAATAATCTATGAAGAGATGTCTTGCATTATTGAAGAATATAGTCCAGAAGATATGGCTATAGAAGAATTATTTTTTAATAAAAATGTTAAAACTGCAATTAAAGTTGGACAAGCAAGAGGTGTTGAGGTACTTGCAGCTGTTAACAAGGGAATAGATATATATGAATATACACCTTTACAAATTAAGCAAGGGGTTGTAGGTTATGGGAGAGCAGAAAAAGCTCAAGTGCAAGAAATGGTTAAAATGCTACTTAATTTAAAAGAAATACCAAAACCAGATGATGTTGCTGATGCTCTTGCTGTTGCTTTGTGTCATGGATATTCATTGAAATTTAAAGAAATGTTTAAAATGAAATAA
- the ruvA gene encoding Holliday junction branch migration protein RuvA has protein sequence MYEYIIGKVVDVYEDCLIVENNNIGYKIYTSKYSLSNLDLKKDVKIYTYLNVREDGIFLFGFSSKEEMEMFELLLLVSKIGPKTAIGVLSTLSYNDIKLAILNNDVKVLCKAPGIGKKTANRIILELKDRIDDNIAVDNSFNFLDDNCIEEAINALMVLGYTKKEIDRVLFKIDTEDLDTEEIIKSALKRLSK, from the coding sequence ATGTATGAATATATTATAGGGAAAGTAGTAGATGTTTATGAAGATTGTTTGATTGTAGAAAACAATAATATTGGTTATAAAATTTATACTTCTAAATATTCGCTATCAAATTTAGATTTAAAAAAAGATGTAAAGATATATACATATCTTAATGTAAGGGAAGACGGTATATTTTTATTTGGATTTTCTTCAAAAGAAGAAATGGAAATGTTTGAACTATTACTATTAGTATCGAAAATTGGTCCAAAGACTGCTATAGGTGTACTTTCTACATTGAGCTACAATGATATTAAATTAGCTATTCTTAATAATGATGTAAAAGTTTTATGTAAAGCTCCTGGCATAGGTAAAAAAACAGCTAATCGTATTATACTTGAATTAAAAGATAGAATAGATGATAATATTGCTGTTGACAATAGTTTTAATTTTTTAGATGATAATTGTATAGAAGAAGCAATTAATGCTTTAATGGTATTAGGGTATACAAAGAAAGAAATTGATAGAGTTTTGTTTAAAATCGATACAGAAGACTTAGATACTGAAGAGATTATTAAGAGTGCGTTAAAAAGATTGTCTAAATAA
- a CDS encoding BofC C-terminal domain-containing protein, with protein MKKSNIIIIFISCLLLFLSSFFYGYYFTGKNMNKKLNDNTVLDNSSSGNDGLEIIKEEVRISPNTCIEKEVYYKKCRHTIKQNIKVDNNIINMTEKEFEDYTKKNHPEIRIISFSVGKIVLRENKDTLCPNHYIIGESEGKIAVYKINDTGEKILFKILEDYPLSLLKEIDQEKLKEGIVVDTEEELSDVLENFIS; from the coding sequence ATGAAAAAGTCTAACATAATTATAATTTTCATAAGTTGTTTGTTACTATTTTTAAGTAGTTTTTTCTATGGTTATTATTTTACAGGAAAGAATATGAACAAAAAGCTAAATGATAATACAGTATTAGATAATAGTTCGTCAGGAAATGATGGATTAGAAATAATAAAGGAAGAGGTTAGGATTTCACCAAATACTTGCATTGAAAAGGAAGTTTATTATAAAAAATGTAGACACACTATAAAACAGAATATTAAAGTTGATAATAATATAATAAATATGACTGAAAAGGAGTTTGAGGATTATACTAAAAAAAATCATCCTGAAATAAGGATTATCTCATTTTCAGTTGGGAAAATTGTTTTAAGAGAGAATAAGGATACACTATGTCCAAATCATTATATAATTGGTGAATCAGAAGGTAAAATAGCAGTATATAAAATAAATGATACTGGAGAAAAAATATTATTTAAAATACTTGAAGACTATCCATTGTCACTACTTAAAGAGATTGATCAAGAAAAATTAAAAGAGGGAATAGTTGTAGATACTGAAGAGGAGCTTTCAGACGTGCTAGAAAACTTTATTAGTTGA
- a CDS encoding SpoIID/LytB domain-containing protein, whose protein sequence is MKKNMIFLIMIVVIINLTYTYSFAENMYLENFIKVKLQKPIKSTNTINLQSEYGFTIYSYDTYFTELDKLQEQEIIITLGENDLLDIKDKNNNTLYSFGNSDNIYISSTDYNNSVLKIEEDKYRDFFMFNRVANGIEVINCVSLNHYLYGVVPMEMPSSFPMEALKAQAIAARNFALSNMNKHILSGYNLCDSTDCQVYGGYDRETDNTNRAVDETIGIVIKYNGEIINATYHSNSGGYTENSENVWGGSVPYLKAVNDEFSNEAPNTDWQIVLSNGDIKTKLMKIGVNIGEISSIVPVNKTESGRVDSLKIIGTNGEHILEKNKIRQVLGYSDIKSNLFNIEAINGNNSFDGVEDVYVIDGKLGKPIKVNIKDLHVINDEEKRIQSSRGSNSRVLTNNGIEEIKHEVNITDKQFVIKGKGFGHGVGMSQWGARKMAELGYSYEEILKHYYNGVELTTEYR, encoded by the coding sequence ATGAAAAAAAATATGATATTTTTAATAATGATAGTAGTAATTATAAATTTAACATATACATATTCATTTGCAGAAAATATGTATCTTGAAAATTTTATAAAGGTAAAATTACAAAAGCCAATTAAGTCTACTAATACAATAAATTTGCAAAGTGAATATGGTTTTACTATATATTCTTATGATACCTATTTTACAGAATTGGACAAACTTCAAGAACAAGAAATAATCATTACTTTAGGTGAAAATGATTTGTTAGATATAAAGGATAAAAACAATAATACCTTGTATTCTTTTGGTAATAGTGATAATATATATATTTCTTCTACAGATTACAATAATTCTGTATTAAAAATAGAAGAAGATAAATATAGAGATTTTTTTATGTTTAATAGAGTGGCTAATGGAATAGAAGTGATTAATTGTGTTTCTCTTAATCATTATCTATATGGGGTTGTTCCAATGGAGATGCCTTCTTCTTTTCCTATGGAGGCATTGAAAGCTCAAGCTATAGCTGCTAGAAATTTTGCTTTATCAAATATGAATAAGCATATCTTAAGTGGATATAATTTATGCGATTCTACTGATTGTCAAGTTTATGGAGGATATGATAGAGAAACTGACAATACTAACAGAGCTGTAGATGAGACTATAGGAATTGTTATTAAATATAATGGTGAAATTATTAATGCTACATATCATTCGAATAGTGGTGGATATACAGAGAATAGTGAAAATGTTTGGGGAGGTTCTGTTCCTTATTTAAAAGCTGTTAATGATGAATTTTCAAATGAAGCACCAAATACTGATTGGCAAATAGTATTGTCAAATGGTGATATAAAAACAAAACTAATGAAAATAGGTGTTAATATTGGAGAGATTTCATCTATTGTACCAGTAAATAAGACGGAGAGTGGCAGAGTGGATTCTCTTAAAATAATAGGTACTAATGGTGAACATATATTGGAGAAAAATAAAATTAGACAGGTTCTAGGATATAGTGATATAAAAAGTAATCTTTTTAATATAGAAGCTATTAATGGTAATAATAGTTTTGATGGTGTTGAAGATGTTTATGTAATTGATGGAAAGCTAGGTAAACCTATAAAGGTTAATATAAAAGATTTACATGTGATTAATGATGAGGAAAAGAGAATACAAAGTAGTAGGGGTAGCAATAGTAGAGTTTTAACTAATAACGGCATTGAAGAAATAAAACATGAAGTAAATATTACTGACAAGCAGTTCGTTATAAAAGGAAAGGGATTTGGTCATGGAGTAGGAATGAGCCAGTGGGGGGCACGAAAAATGGCTGAATTAGGATATAGTTACGAAGAAATTTTAAAACACTATTATAATGGTGTAGAACTTACAACAGAATATAGATAA
- the tgt gene encoding tRNA guanosine(34) transglycosylase Tgt, translating to MAISFELIKESSECNARLGKLHTPHGIIETPIFMPVGTRATVKAMTPEEVKDLGAQIILGNTYHLYLKPGHKIVEEAGGLHKFMNWDLPILTDSGGFQVFSLGKLRKIEEEGVEFRSHIDGSKHFISPEKSIEIQNSLGSDIMMAFDECTPYPSSYEYSKKSMERTTRWAKRCKDYHQNWDSQGLFGIVQGGMYKDLREQSAKDITDLNLPGYAIGGLSVGEPKELMVDILNFTTPLLPKNKPRYLMGVGSPDYLFEAVISGVDMADCVLPTRIARNGTVLTSHGKLVIKNAQYKRDFGKLDPECDCYTCTNYSRAYIRHLFNVNEILGARLATIHNLHFLIKLMENIRTAIKEDRLLQYKEEFYKKYGYIN from the coding sequence ATGGCTATAAGTTTTGAATTAATCAAAGAATCAAGTGAGTGCAATGCAAGATTGGGAAAGTTACATACACCTCATGGAATAATAGAGACTCCAATATTTATGCCTGTAGGCACGAGAGCTACAGTTAAAGCTATGACGCCAGAAGAAGTAAAAGATTTGGGAGCTCAAATAATACTTGGTAACACCTATCATTTATATTTAAAGCCAGGTCATAAAATTGTTGAAGAAGCTGGAGGATTGCATAAGTTTATGAACTGGGATCTACCTATTCTTACAGACAGTGGTGGTTTTCAAGTATTTAGTTTAGGAAAGCTTAGAAAAATAGAAGAAGAAGGAGTAGAGTTTAGATCTCATATAGATGGATCAAAACATTTTATATCTCCTGAAAAATCAATAGAAATACAGAATTCACTGGGTTCAGATATTATGATGGCTTTTGATGAATGTACACCTTATCCTAGTAGCTATGAATACTCAAAAAAATCTATGGAAAGAACCACAAGATGGGCAAAAAGATGTAAGGATTATCATCAAAACTGGGATTCGCAAGGACTTTTTGGTATAGTACAAGGTGGTATGTATAAAGACTTAAGAGAACAAAGCGCAAAAGATATTACAGATTTAAATTTGCCAGGATATGCAATAGGTGGATTAAGTGTTGGGGAACCAAAGGAACTTATGGTAGATATACTTAATTTTACAACACCATTATTGCCTAAAAATAAACCTAGATATTTAATGGGGGTAGGATCTCCTGATTATCTATTTGAAGCTGTAATAAGTGGTGTAGATATGGCAGATTGTGTATTACCTACTAGGATTGCTAGAAATGGCACAGTACTAACAAGTCATGGAAAGCTAGTGATAAAAAATGCACAATACAAAAGAGATTTTGGCAAATTAGATCCTGAATGTGATTGCTATACTTGCACTAATTATTCTAGAGCTTACATTAGACATCTTTTTAATGTAAATGAAATTTTAGGAGCAAGACTTGCTACAATTCATAATTTACATTTTTTAATAAAACTTATGGAAAACATAAGAACAGCTATAAAAGAAGATAGATTATTACAATATAAAGAAGAGTTTTATAAAAAATATGGATATATTAATTAA
- the ruvB gene encoding Holliday junction branch migration DNA helicase RuvB, whose amino-acid sequence MNNTDNRIVAGSLKEEDIENDLTLRPKWLNEYIGQDKVKKKLNIFIKAAKERNESLDHVLLYGPPGLGKTTLANIIANEMGVNIRVTSGPVIERAGDLASLLTNLEEGDVLFIDEIHRLNRSVEEILYPAMEDYVLDIIIGKGPSARSVRLDLSKFTLIGATTRAGLLTSPLRDRFGVILNLDLYDENSLTKIVERSANILDVEIDSLGALEIAKRSRGTPRIANRLLKRVRDYAQVVENGIITFEVAQKALTMLEVDELGLDNVDKKIVLTMIENFEGGPVGLDTISATTGEEKTTIEDVYEPYLLQMGFINRTPRGRIATKRAYEHFNIPYDEE is encoded by the coding sequence ATGAATAATACTGATAATAGAATTGTTGCAGGTTCACTTAAAGAGGAAGATATTGAAAATGATCTGACTTTAAGACCTAAATGGCTTAATGAATACATAGGCCAAGATAAAGTTAAGAAAAAACTTAATATATTTATTAAAGCAGCTAAGGAGAGGAATGAATCTCTTGATCATGTGCTATTATATGGTCCTCCAGGCCTTGGAAAGACGACTTTGGCTAATATCATAGCTAATGAAATGGGAGTTAATATTAGGGTAACTTCTGGTCCTGTTATAGAGAGGGCAGGTGATTTAGCTAGTTTGCTTACTAATTTAGAAGAAGGAGACGTATTATTTATAGATGAAATTCATAGGCTTAATAGAAGTGTAGAAGAAATTTTGTATCCAGCTATGGAGGATTACGTTTTAGATATTATAATTGGAAAAGGGCCTAGTGCTAGATCAGTTCGCCTTGATTTATCTAAATTCACTTTGATAGGTGCTACGACAAGGGCTGGACTTCTTACATCACCACTTAGAGATAGATTTGGTGTTATACTTAATCTTGATTTATATGATGAAAACAGTCTTACAAAGATAGTAGAAAGATCGGCGAATATATTAGATGTTGAGATTGATAGTTTAGGAGCTTTAGAGATAGCTAAAAGATCTAGGGGAACACCAAGGATTGCAAATAGACTATTAAAAAGAGTTAGAGATTATGCACAAGTTGTAGAAAATGGCATAATTACTTTTGAAGTTGCACAAAAAGCTCTTACAATGTTAGAAGTGGATGAATTAGGCTTAGACAATGTAGATAAAAAGATTGTTTTGACTATGATTGAAAACTTTGAGGGAGGTCCTGTAGGGCTTGATACTATATCTGCAACTACAGGTGAAGAAAAAACTACTATAGAAGATGTTTATGAACCATATTTACTTCAGATGGGTTTTATAAATAGAACGCCAAGGGGTAGAATAGCTACTAAAAGGGCTTATGAGCATTTTAATATTCCATATGATGAAGAATAG
- a CDS encoding CBS domain-containing protein, which produces MYVKNHMLPKEKLTVVYVEESIGSALEKINKGDFLSLPVFEGEIFKGILMKEAIYRHYFETGCMDKNQFMEEVKVKDLYIDEFKSILENELIENASYLLNEFGTPFLPVFNTNKKFVGILTHTAIFNAFSEIFGFGKGTRIMVNLFDIPGQISKLTEVIRKENVNILNLAVMDAKVLDVYKVVIRVDTDDVGDLVDKIAKAGFKVAGIVK; this is translated from the coding sequence ATGTACGTAAAAAATCATATGTTACCAAAAGAAAAACTTACAGTTGTTTATGTTGAAGAAAGTATAGGGAGTGCATTAGAAAAAATTAATAAGGGTGATTTTTTATCCTTACCTGTATTTGAAGGTGAAATTTTCAAAGGGATATTGATGAAAGAAGCTATTTACAGGCATTATTTTGAAACGGGTTGTATGGATAAGAATCAATTTATGGAAGAAGTAAAGGTAAAGGATTTATATATAGATGAATTTAAGTCTATTTTAGAAAATGAGTTAATTGAAAATGCATCTTATTTATTAAATGAATTTGGAACACCGTTTTTACCAGTATTTAATACAAATAAAAAGTTTGTAGGTATATTAACGCATACTGCAATATTTAATGCATTCTCAGAAATCTTTGGATTTGGAAAAGGTACAAGGATCATGGTTAATTTATTTGACATACCTGGTCAAATATCAAAATTAACAGAAGTAATAAGAAAAGAGAACGTAAATATACTAAATTTAGCTGTAATGGATGCTAAAGTTCTTGATGTTTATAAGGTGGTAATAAGAGTAGATACAGATGATGTAGGAGATTTAGTAGATAAAATCGCTAAAGCAGGATTTAAAGTTGCTGGCATTGTAAAATAA